The following proteins are encoded in a genomic region of Protaetiibacter sp. SSC-01:
- a CDS encoding ABC transporter substrate-binding protein, protein MTACTTGGDNGDGDTVTITWWHNATADPQKAMWEEVAKEFEEANPGVKVEVTGYQNEDLQRTLIPNALQSGDAPDIFMVWPGGEVRSQAEAGYLKDLTDVLADTISEYGGTVKPWQVEGKQYAIPYTFGIEGFWYNKDLFEAAGIDEVPETLPELEEANEKLRATGVAPIAVGAGDLWPAGHWWYQFALAACSTETLQTAIPALDFSDPCWVEAGELLQDFVATEPFQDGFLASSGQQGADSSAGLVANGNAAMELMGAWNAGQIGSLTPDATVPEWLGWFPMVSVPGTAGDPTITMGGGDGFGVSADAPDEAVELLKYIASADVQKRFAETGAGIPAHPDAVDSLTDPSLKSIAEGLAGSSYVQLWLDSDLGPTFGNPLNQAIVNLMAGTGTPEDIVKALKDTAATL, encoded by the coding sequence TTGACCGCCTGCACCACCGGCGGCGACAACGGCGACGGCGACACCGTCACCATCACGTGGTGGCACAACGCGACCGCCGACCCGCAGAAGGCGATGTGGGAGGAGGTGGCCAAGGAGTTCGAGGAGGCCAACCCCGGCGTCAAGGTCGAGGTCACCGGCTACCAGAACGAGGACCTCCAGCGCACCCTCATCCCGAACGCGCTCCAGTCCGGCGACGCGCCCGACATCTTCATGGTCTGGCCCGGCGGCGAGGTCCGCTCGCAGGCCGAGGCCGGCTACCTCAAGGACCTTACCGACGTCCTGGCCGACACCATCTCCGAGTACGGCGGAACGGTGAAGCCGTGGCAGGTCGAGGGCAAGCAGTACGCCATCCCCTACACCTTCGGCATCGAGGGTTTCTGGTACAACAAGGACCTCTTCGAGGCCGCCGGCATCGACGAGGTGCCCGAGACGCTCCCCGAGCTCGAGGAGGCCAACGAGAAGCTCCGCGCGACCGGCGTCGCGCCGATCGCCGTCGGTGCGGGCGACCTGTGGCCGGCCGGTCACTGGTGGTACCAGTTCGCTCTCGCCGCGTGCTCGACCGAGACGCTGCAGACGGCCATCCCGGCGCTCGACTTCAGCGACCCCTGCTGGGTCGAGGCGGGCGAGCTGCTGCAGGACTTCGTCGCGACCGAGCCCTTCCAGGACGGTTTCCTCGCGAGCTCCGGCCAGCAGGGCGCTGACAGCTCGGCGGGTCTCGTCGCGAACGGCAACGCCGCGATGGAGCTCATGGGCGCGTGGAACGCCGGCCAGATCGGCTCCCTCACGCCCGACGCGACCGTGCCCGAGTGGCTCGGCTGGTTCCCGATGGTGAGCGTCCCCGGCACCGCGGGTGACCCGACGATCACCATGGGCGGCGGCGACGGCTTCGGCGTCTCGGCCGACGCGCCCGACGAGGCCGTCGAGCTGCTCAAGTACATCGCGAGCGCCGACGTGCAGAAGCGCTTCGCCGAGACCGGCGCCGGCATCCCGGCTCACCCGGACGCGGTGGACTCGCTGACCGACCCGAGCCTCAAGTCGATCGCCGAGGGCCTCGCCGGCTCCTCGTACGTGCAGCTCTGGCTGGACAGCGACCTGGGCCCGACCTTCGGCAACCCGCTCAACCAGGCCATCGTGAACCTCATGGCGGGCACCGGCACGCCCGAGGACATCGTGAAGGCGCTCAAGGACACGGCCGCCACGCTGTAG
- a CDS encoding carbohydrate ABC transporter permease produces the protein MTSTIQAGPAVNAGPAAPPAHTRKRRVDGRKWLEIALFAGPALIVFVGFVILPVVLAAVYSFFNWNGLGPLERFIGFDNYIRALTDPLFLKSIGNNFTVVALSLLIQGPLAIIVALLLNRRMRGRTIIRAAIFVPYVLAEVIAGLSWKLLLSPRGGFNAFLTSIGLGDLAQPWLAQPDTALWVMFGILTWKYLGFAILLMLAGLQGVPEELSEAAAIDGASWWKIQWHITIPLLGPTIRIWAFLSIIGSLQLFDMVWVTTKGGPVGATSTMATYMIQYGQGNPGYGSSVAVILFLISLVIAVLYQRHAMRRDLGTSDARGDD, from the coding sequence ATGACAAGCACCATTCAGGCAGGGCCCGCGGTCAACGCGGGCCCTGCCGCCCCACCCGCCCACACCCGCAAGCGCCGCGTCGACGGCCGCAAGTGGCTCGAGATCGCGCTCTTCGCCGGTCCCGCGCTCATCGTCTTCGTCGGCTTCGTGATCCTGCCGGTCGTGCTCGCCGCCGTGTACAGCTTCTTCAACTGGAACGGCCTCGGCCCGCTCGAGCGCTTCATCGGCTTCGACAACTACATCCGCGCGCTGACGGATCCACTCTTCCTCAAGTCGATCGGCAACAACTTCACGGTCGTCGCGCTCTCCCTCCTCATCCAGGGACCGCTCGCGATCATCGTCGCCCTGCTGCTCAACCGCCGTATGCGCGGGCGCACCATCATCCGTGCCGCGATCTTCGTGCCGTACGTGCTGGCCGAGGTCATCGCGGGTCTCTCCTGGAAGCTCCTGCTGTCGCCCCGCGGCGGCTTCAACGCCTTCCTCACGAGCATCGGGCTCGGCGACCTCGCCCAGCCCTGGCTCGCCCAGCCGGACACCGCCCTCTGGGTCATGTTCGGCATCCTCACCTGGAAGTACCTGGGCTTCGCGATCCTGCTCATGCTCGCGGGACTCCAGGGCGTGCCCGAGGAGCTCTCCGAGGCAGCGGCGATCGACGGTGCCAGCTGGTGGAAGATCCAGTGGCACATCACGATCCCGCTGCTCGGCCCCACCATCCGCATCTGGGCCTTCCTGTCGATCATCGGCTCGCTGCAGCTGTTCGACATGGTCTGGGTCACCACCAAGGGCGGCCCCGTCGGGGCCACGAGCACGATGGCGACGTACATGATCCAGTACGGCCAGGGGAACCCCGGCTACGGAAGCTCCGTCGCCGTCATCCTGTTCCTGATCTCGCTCGTGATCGCCGTGCTCTACCAGCGCCACGCCATGCGTCGTGACCTCGGAACGTCCGACGCTCGAGGAGATGACTGA
- a CDS encoding carbohydrate ABC transporter permease: MSTATAPAAQAGSRFGWRSPVVYVVALTAILVSIIPVLYIWISGFRTSADLNANPGGWPDPWFLGNYANVLSSPRFWGSVFSSSLVAVGTTAGVVVLGLCAAYVLARYTFRGRQWLYTFFSAGLMFPLTVAALPLSILLRDIGLHGTFLGVIIPQVAFSLPVTIIILVPFLRAIPNEIEEAAQIDGASRIGFFWRIVLPLSLPGLITVGVLAFLGSWNGYLLPLLVMAAGGMPQDLWTLPLGVQQFSTQYSQDTGAVLAYTSLAMIPALVFFLAAERRIVGGLTGAVKG; this comes from the coding sequence ATGTCGACCGCAACCGCACCTGCAGCCCAGGCCGGCTCGCGCTTCGGCTGGCGCTCGCCCGTCGTCTACGTGGTCGCCCTCACGGCGATCCTCGTGTCGATCATCCCCGTGCTCTACATCTGGATCTCGGGCTTCCGCACGAGCGCCGACCTCAACGCGAACCCGGGCGGCTGGCCCGACCCGTGGTTCCTCGGGAACTACGCGAACGTGCTGTCGAGCCCGCGGTTCTGGGGTTCGGTGTTCTCGTCGTCGCTCGTCGCCGTGGGCACCACCGCCGGCGTCGTGGTGCTCGGACTGTGCGCGGCCTACGTGCTCGCGCGCTACACGTTCCGCGGACGCCAGTGGCTCTACACCTTCTTCTCGGCCGGGCTCATGTTCCCGCTCACGGTCGCGGCGCTGCCGCTCAGCATCCTGCTGCGCGACATCGGCCTGCACGGCACGTTCCTCGGTGTGATCATCCCGCAGGTGGCGTTCTCGCTGCCCGTGACGATCATCATCCTCGTGCCGTTCCTGCGCGCGATCCCGAACGAGATCGAGGAGGCCGCCCAGATCGACGGCGCGAGCCGCATCGGCTTCTTCTGGCGGATCGTGCTGCCGCTCTCGCTGCCCGGTCTCATCACGGTCGGCGTGCTCGCGTTCCTCGGTTCGTGGAACGGCTACCTGCTGCCCCTCCTCGTGATGGCGGCCGGCGGCATGCCGCAGGACCTGTGGACCCTGCCGCTCGGCGTGCAGCAGTTCTCGACGCAGTACTCGCAGGACACGGGTGCCGTGCTCGCGTACACCTCGCTCGCGATGATCCCCGCCCTCGTGTTCTTCCTCGCCGCTGAGCGCCGCATCGTCGGCGGTCTCACGGGCGCGGTGAAGGGATAG
- a CDS encoding beta-glucosidase, with protein sequence MSLDVGVVPVWRDTTQPTAVRVEALISEMTLDEKLAQLYGIWVGADASGGEVAPHQNEMIDDVDIEQLLPTGLGQLTRPFGTAPVDPALGALSLQRTQERIAASNRFGIPAVAHEECLAGFATWGATAYPVPLAWGATFDPALVREMAGRIGSDMRSVGVHQGLAPVLDVVRDARWGRVEETIGEDPYLVGTVATAYVQGLERAGIVATLKHFVGYSASKAGRNLAPVSVGPRELADVLLPPFEMAVREGGVRSVMNAYTDIDGVPTAADRGLLTELLRERWGFTGTVVADYYSVGFLAALHGVVAEGDWGAAAVAALDAGIDVELPTVRGYGAPLAEEVHAGRLDEAVVDTALRRVLTQKVDLGLLDDAWSPVPNALAGADADDAAALRGSVDLDSAENRELARRLAERAIVLLKNDGVLPLAKPARIAVVGPTADDPYAVLGCYSFPAHVGVQHPETPIGIALPTLLESLRAEFPDSDLVYVQGTSVDGGETAEIPAAVAAAADADVVIVALGDRAGLFGRGTSGEGCDVESLDLPGAQQQLLDAVIGAGTPAVVTLLAGRPYALGSAPEQAGAIIEAFFLGEEGTPAIAGALSGRVNPAGRLPVSVPATPGAQPSSYLAAPLARSSGVSSIDPTPAYWFGHGLSYSTFAWSDLGVSGKVFSQTVDVRVEVANTGDRAGSDVVQLYLHDPVASVVRPVQRLISYARVDLEPGQSATVSFRVPAELASFTGRDGRRIVEPGTLVLGLGRSAGDIVFEHAVELTGETREVDHTRPLHADVTVTPTSGG encoded by the coding sequence ATGTCGCTCGACGTCGGTGTCGTCCCGGTCTGGCGCGACACCACTCAGCCCACGGCCGTGCGCGTCGAGGCGCTCATCTCCGAGATGACGCTCGACGAGAAGCTCGCCCAGCTCTACGGGATCTGGGTGGGTGCGGATGCGTCGGGCGGCGAGGTCGCCCCGCACCAGAACGAGATGATCGACGACGTCGACATCGAGCAGCTGCTGCCCACGGGCCTCGGCCAGCTGACGCGGCCCTTCGGGACCGCGCCCGTCGATCCCGCCCTGGGTGCGCTCTCGCTGCAGCGCACCCAGGAGCGGATCGCCGCGTCGAACCGCTTCGGCATCCCCGCCGTCGCTCACGAGGAGTGCCTCGCGGGCTTCGCGACGTGGGGCGCGACCGCCTACCCCGTGCCGCTCGCGTGGGGCGCGACCTTCGACCCGGCCCTCGTGCGCGAGATGGCGGGACGCATCGGCTCCGACATGCGCTCGGTCGGCGTGCACCAGGGTCTCGCGCCCGTGCTCGACGTCGTGCGCGACGCCCGGTGGGGCCGCGTCGAGGAGACCATCGGCGAGGACCCGTACCTCGTCGGCACGGTCGCGACGGCCTACGTGCAGGGTCTCGAGCGCGCGGGCATCGTCGCGACGCTCAAGCACTTCGTGGGCTACTCGGCCTCGAAGGCGGGCCGCAACCTCGCGCCCGTCTCGGTCGGCCCCCGCGAGCTCGCGGACGTGCTGCTGCCTCCCTTCGAGATGGCCGTGCGCGAGGGCGGCGTGCGCTCCGTCATGAACGCGTACACCGACATCGACGGGGTGCCGACGGCCGCCGACCGCGGGCTGCTCACCGAGCTGCTGCGCGAGAGGTGGGGCTTTACGGGCACCGTCGTGGCCGACTACTACTCGGTCGGGTTCCTCGCGGCGCTGCACGGCGTCGTGGCGGAGGGCGACTGGGGCGCGGCCGCGGTCGCGGCCCTCGACGCCGGCATCGACGTCGAGCTGCCGACGGTGCGCGGCTACGGCGCCCCGCTCGCCGAGGAGGTGCACGCGGGCCGCCTCGACGAGGCGGTCGTCGACACCGCCCTGCGCCGCGTGCTGACCCAGAAGGTGGACCTCGGCCTGCTCGACGACGCGTGGTCGCCCGTGCCGAACGCCCTCGCGGGCGCGGATGCGGATGACGCGGCCGCCCTGCGCGGAAGCGTCGATCTCGACTCGGCCGAGAACCGCGAGCTCGCGAGGCGCCTCGCCGAGCGCGCGATCGTGCTGCTCAAGAACGACGGCGTGCTGCCGCTCGCGAAGCCCGCCCGCATCGCCGTCGTCGGCCCGACCGCCGACGACCCGTACGCGGTGCTCGGCTGCTACTCCTTCCCCGCGCACGTCGGCGTGCAGCATCCGGAGACCCCGATCGGCATCGCCCTGCCGACGCTGCTGGAGTCGCTGCGCGCGGAGTTCCCCGACAGCGACCTCGTCTACGTGCAGGGCACGAGCGTCGACGGCGGCGAGACCGCCGAGATCCCGGCCGCCGTCGCGGCCGCGGCCGACGCGGATGTCGTCATCGTCGCCCTCGGCGACCGTGCGGGCCTCTTCGGACGCGGCACGAGCGGCGAGGGCTGCGACGTCGAGTCGCTCGACCTGCCGGGCGCGCAGCAGCAGCTGCTCGACGCGGTCATCGGCGCGGGCACGCCCGCCGTCGTGACGCTCCTCGCGGGCCGCCCGTACGCGCTCGGCTCCGCACCGGAGCAGGCGGGCGCCATCATCGAGGCGTTCTTCCTCGGCGAGGAGGGCACCCCCGCGATCGCGGGCGCGCTCAGCGGTCGCGTGAACCCGGCCGGCCGCCTGCCGGTGAGCGTCCCCGCGACGCCCGGCGCGCAACCGTCGAGCTACCTCGCGGCGCCCCTCGCGCGCAGCAGCGGGGTGTCGAGCATCGACCCGACGCCCGCCTACTGGTTCGGCCACGGGCTCTCGTACTCGACATTCGCGTGGAGCGACCTCGGCGTCTCGGGCAAGGTCTTCTCGCAGACCGTCGACGTGCGCGTCGAGGTCGCCAACACAGGCGACCGCGCGGGATCGGATGTCGTGCAGCTCTACCTGCACGACCCCGTCGCGAGCGTCGTGCGCCCCGTGCAGCGCCTCATCTCGTACGCACGCGTCGACCTCGAGCCCGGCCAGTCGGCCACGGTCTCGTTCCGCGTGCCGGCCGAGCTCGCGTCGTTCACGGGCCGCGACGGCCGCCGCATCGTCGAGCCGGGCACGCTCGTGCTGGGCCTCGGCCGCTCGGCGGGCGACATCGTGTTCGAGCACGCCGTCGAGCTCACGGGCGAGACGCGCGAGGTCGACCACACGCGCCCGCTGCACGCCGACGTCACCGTGACCCCCACGTCAGGTGGTTGA